A single Mercenaria mercenaria strain notata chromosome 9, MADL_Memer_1, whole genome shotgun sequence DNA region contains:
- the LOC123547575 gene encoding invasin IpaB-like isoform X4, protein MTQQLLAVPAKLNALSLKLGYDADIQKNINGISAKTTAAANSFIATMTNEGSQVLVNKSLLMTSLSPSDVKIANMKSSLNAATLALQANKQQVISLQTDIHSNVESFRGRKTAHESELSTKRSRISTIRSEIESLESSIQAHDKEASEVENGAAELDKRACDIRHAARRKRKRAGIGGIVGVVLAPFTGGASLALAGIHAGININDADDCDRNARRLRDEAATKRNQVQTLRSKKATLDGQKASLESEIATLQNSTDNLNEASHVLKEVTDFLRGSIDDIDNVLTVFQSMDTAMAEASLQTDSFKIIQNAFAQQPDKLGSRAQVYLDKLKGKWTQLETVLLQHGALSISY, encoded by the exons CAACTACTGGCAGTTCCGGCAAAACTAAATGCCCTATCATTGAAATTGGGCTACGATGCAGATATTCAGAAAAATATCAACGGGATTTCGGCAAAAACTACTGCTGCTGCAAACTCCTTTATAGCAACCATGACTAACGAAGGAAGTCAGGTTTTAGTCAATAAATCGTTGTTGATGACGTCATTGTCTCCAAGTGACGTCAAAATCGCAAATATGAAGAGTTCTTTGAACGCTGCAACACTAGCGCTGCAAGCAAATAAGCAGCAGGTCATCAGTCTTCAGACAGATATTCATAGCAACGTCGAATCATTTAGAGGACGGAAGACAGCGCACGAATCAGAACTGTCCACCAAGCGCTCAAGAATATCAACCATTCGCTCTGAAATAGAAAGTCTAGAATCCAGCATACAGGCTCATGACAAAGAGGCTTCTGAGGTAGAAAATGGAGCAGCAGAATTAGACAAAAGGGCTTGTGATATCAGGCATGCTGCCAGGAGGAAACGAAAGAGAGCTGGAATTGGGGGAATTGTTGGCGTGGTGTTAGCGCCATTTACAG GTGGAGCCAGCCTAGCACTAGCTGGCATTCACGCAGGGATCAACATCAATGATGCTGATGATTGCGATAGAAATGCTAGACGTCTCCGGGATGAAGCAGCAACTAAGAGAAACCAGGTCCAAACACTACGGTCGAAGAAAGCCACTCTTGATGGCCAAAAAGCATCACTAGAATCTGAAATCGCAACATTGCAGAACAGCACAG ataaccTAAATGAAGCATCACATGTTCTGAAGGAAGTGACTGATTTCCTCCGTGGGTCAATAGATGATATTGATAATGTCCTGACCGTTTTCCAg AGCATGGACACTGCAATGGCTGAAGCTTCACTACAGACCGATTCATTTAAGATTATCCAGAACGCATTTGCGCAACAACCAGATAAACTTGGCTCTCGTGCACAAGTTTACCTGGATAAACTTAAG
- the LOC123547575 gene encoding uncharacterized protein LOC123547575 isoform X2 — protein MQKMEYNEYEGMSLQLLAVPAKLNALSLKLGYDADIQKNINGISAKTTAAANSFIATMTNEGSQVLVNKSLLMTSLSPSDVKIANMKSSLNAATLALQANKQQVISLQTDIHSNVESFRGRKTAHESELSTKRSRISTIRSEIESLESSIQAHDKEASEVENGAAELDKRACDIRHAARRKRKRAGIGGIVGVVLAPFTGGASLALAGIHAGININDADDCDRNARRLRDEAATKRNQVQTLRSKKATLDGQKASLESEIATLQNSTDNLNEASHVLKEVTDFLRGSIDDIDNVLTVFQSMDTAMAEASLQTDSFKIIQNAFAQQPDKLGSRAQVYLDKLKGKWTQLETVLLQHGALSISY, from the exons CAACTACTGGCAGTTCCGGCAAAACTAAATGCCCTATCATTGAAATTGGGCTACGATGCAGATATTCAGAAAAATATCAACGGGATTTCGGCAAAAACTACTGCTGCTGCAAACTCCTTTATAGCAACCATGACTAACGAAGGAAGTCAGGTTTTAGTCAATAAATCGTTGTTGATGACGTCATTGTCTCCAAGTGACGTCAAAATCGCAAATATGAAGAGTTCTTTGAACGCTGCAACACTAGCGCTGCAAGCAAATAAGCAGCAGGTCATCAGTCTTCAGACAGATATTCATAGCAACGTCGAATCATTTAGAGGACGGAAGACAGCGCACGAATCAGAACTGTCCACCAAGCGCTCAAGAATATCAACCATTCGCTCTGAAATAGAAAGTCTAGAATCCAGCATACAGGCTCATGACAAAGAGGCTTCTGAGGTAGAAAATGGAGCAGCAGAATTAGACAAAAGGGCTTGTGATATCAGGCATGCTGCCAGGAGGAAACGAAAGAGAGCTGGAATTGGGGGAATTGTTGGCGTGGTGTTAGCGCCATTTACAG GTGGAGCCAGCCTAGCACTAGCTGGCATTCACGCAGGGATCAACATCAATGATGCTGATGATTGCGATAGAAATGCTAGACGTCTCCGGGATGAAGCAGCAACTAAGAGAAACCAGGTCCAAACACTACGGTCGAAGAAAGCCACTCTTGATGGCCAAAAAGCATCACTAGAATCTGAAATCGCAACATTGCAGAACAGCACAG ataaccTAAATGAAGCATCACATGTTCTGAAGGAAGTGACTGATTTCCTCCGTGGGTCAATAGATGATATTGATAATGTCCTGACCGTTTTCCAg AGCATGGACACTGCAATGGCTGAAGCTTCACTACAGACCGATTCATTTAAGATTATCCAGAACGCATTTGCGCAACAACCAGATAAACTTGGCTCTCGTGCACAAGTTTACCTGGATAAACTTAAG
- the LOC123547575 gene encoding uncharacterized protein LOC123547575 isoform X5 yields the protein MTNEGSQVLVNKSLLMTSLSPSDVKIANMKSSLNAATLALQANKQQVISLQTDIHSNVESFRGRKTAHESELSTKRSRISTIRSEIESLESSIQAHDKEASEVENGAAELDKRACDIRHAARRKRKRAGIGGIVGVVLAPFTGGASLALAGIHAGININDADDCDRNARRLRDEAATKRNQVQTLRSKKATLDGQKASLESEIATLQNSTDNLNEASHVLKEVTDFLRGSIDDIDNVLTVFQSMDTAMAEASLQTDSFKIIQNAFAQQPDKLGSRAQVYLDKLKGKWTQLETVLLQHGALSISY from the exons ATGACTAACGAAGGAAGTCAGGTTTTAGTCAATAAATCGTTGTTGATGACGTCATTGTCTCCAAGTGACGTCAAAATCGCAAATATGAAGAGTTCTTTGAACGCTGCAACACTAGCGCTGCAAGCAAATAAGCAGCAGGTCATCAGTCTTCAGACAGATATTCATAGCAACGTCGAATCATTTAGAGGACGGAAGACAGCGCACGAATCAGAACTGTCCACCAAGCGCTCAAGAATATCAACCATTCGCTCTGAAATAGAAAGTCTAGAATCCAGCATACAGGCTCATGACAAAGAGGCTTCTGAGGTAGAAAATGGAGCAGCAGAATTAGACAAAAGGGCTTGTGATATCAGGCATGCTGCCAGGAGGAAACGAAAGAGAGCTGGAATTGGGGGAATTGTTGGCGTGGTGTTAGCGCCATTTACAG GTGGAGCCAGCCTAGCACTAGCTGGCATTCACGCAGGGATCAACATCAATGATGCTGATGATTGCGATAGAAATGCTAGACGTCTCCGGGATGAAGCAGCAACTAAGAGAAACCAGGTCCAAACACTACGGTCGAAGAAAGCCACTCTTGATGGCCAAAAAGCATCACTAGAATCTGAAATCGCAACATTGCAGAACAGCACAG ataaccTAAATGAAGCATCACATGTTCTGAAGGAAGTGACTGATTTCCTCCGTGGGTCAATAGATGATATTGATAATGTCCTGACCGTTTTCCAg AGCATGGACACTGCAATGGCTGAAGCTTCACTACAGACCGATTCATTTAAGATTATCCAGAACGCATTTGCGCAACAACCAGATAAACTTGGCTCTCGTGCACAAGTTTACCTGGATAAACTTAAG